In one window of Vulpes vulpes isolate BD-2025 chromosome 1, VulVul3, whole genome shotgun sequence DNA:
- the ZNF580 gene encoding zinc finger protein 580 — protein MLLLPPRPPHPRSSSPEAMDPPPPKAPPFPKTEGPPSTPSSAAGPRPPRLGRHLLIDANGVPYTYTVQLEEEPRGPPQREAAPGESGPRKGYSCPECARVFASPLRLQSHRVSHSDLKPFTCGACGKAFKRSSHLSRHRATHRARAGPPHTCPLCPRRFQDAAELAQHVRLH, from the coding sequence atgctgctgctgccgcctCGGCCACCCCACCCTCGGTCCTCCTCCCCAGAGGCCATGGACCCACCGCCCCCCAAGGCTCCCCCTTTCCCCAAGACGGAAGGCCCTCCCTCCACGCCGTCCTCGGCGGCAGGGCCGCGCCCCCCGCGGCTGGGCCGCCACCTGCTCATCGATGCCAACGGGGTCCCCTACACGTACACGgtgcagctggaggaggagcccCGGGGCCCGCCGCAGCGCGAGGCGGCGCCGGGAGAGTCGGGCCCGCGCAAGGGCTACAGCTGCCCAGAGTGTGCACGTGTCTTCGCCAGCCCTCTGCGGCTGCAGAGCCACCGCGTGTCGCACTCGGACCTCAAGCCCTTCACGTGCGGCGCCTGCGGCAAAGCCTTCAAGCGCTCCAGCCACCTGTCGCGGCACCGCGCCACGCACCGCGCCCGGGCAGGCCCGCCGCACACCTGCCCTCTGTGCCCGCGCCGCTTCCAGGACGCCGCCGAGCTGGCGCAGCACGTGCGCCTGCACTGA
- the ZNF581 gene encoding zinc finger protein 581: MLVLLLAPSPQPLALPSTEAMEAPPSRTGRSPEPEPSSSTGPPQTSSSPKPSHYLLIDTQGVPYTVLVDQESQREPGADGASAQKKCYSCPVCSRVFEYMSYLQRHSITHSEVKPFECDTCGKAFKRASHLARHHSIHRAGGGRPHGCPLCPRRFREAGELAQHSRVHSGERPFQCPHCPRRFMEQNTLQKHTRWKHP, from the coding sequence atgctggtgctgctgttggCCCCCAGCCCGCAGCCCCTGGCGCTACCCTCCACAGAAGCCATGGAGGCCCCCCCTTCTCGGACAGGCCGGTCTCCAGAACCTGAACCTTCCTCATCCACAGGACCACCCCAGACTTCCTCCTCTCCGAAGCCTAGCCACTACCTGCTCATTGACACCCAGGGTGTCCCCTACACGGTGCTGGTGGACCAGGAGTCTCAGAGGGAGCCCGGGGCAGACGGGGCTTCAGCCCAGAAAAAGTGTTACAGCTGCCCCGTGTGCTCCCGGGTCTTCGAGTACATGTCCTACTTGCAGCGACACAGCATCACCCACTCGGAGGTGAAGCCCTTTGAGTGTGACACCTGTGGGAAGGCATTCAAGCGGGCCAGTCACCTGGCTCGGCACCACTCCATTCACCGGGCTGGTGGTGGGCGACCCCACGGCTGCCCACTTTGCCCTCGCCGCTTCCGGGAGGCAGGTGAGCTGGCCCAGCACAGCCGGGTGCACTCAGGGGAGCGCCCATTTCAGTGCCCACATTGCCCACGCCGATTTATGGAGCAGAACACGCTGCAAAAGCACACTCGATGGAAGCATCCATGA